A single window of Kitasatospora sp. HUAS MG31 DNA harbors:
- a CDS encoding MFS transporter: protein MGQVNELTVQRAPAPAPARRPRLHYAWVVAGVALLVLVGAAGFRSVPSLMMDTLHLEFGWSHATVSSAVSVNLTLYGLTAPFAAALMDRFGVRLVVVSALLTIATGAGLTVLMTEPWQLVLCWGVLVGLGSGSMAGAFATTVTGRWFHARQGLVTGVLTAAGAAGNLVFMPLLAWLVEEHGWRTAVVVVSLAASAVAVPVLLLMRERPADLGLLPYGATEQPPAPATDGSAVLRSLRVLRDAARTRAFWLLAGSFAICGATTAGLVGTHFIPAAHDHGMPVATAASLLALIGVFDMVGTVASGWFTDRFDSRALLIAYYGLRGLSLLLLPQLFDGSLKPPILAFVIFYGLDWVATVPPTIALCRRHFGADAPVVFGWVLACHQIGAAAVASAAGLARDRLGDYDASWYAAGALCALAVLFCLALRPRPTADTAAVTAT from the coding sequence ATCGGGCAGGTGAACGAACTGACCGTCCAGCGGGCCCCCGCTCCCGCGCCCGCCCGCCGGCCCCGCCTCCACTACGCCTGGGTGGTGGCCGGCGTCGCCCTGCTCGTCCTGGTCGGTGCGGCGGGCTTCCGGTCCGTCCCCAGCCTGATGATGGACACCCTCCACCTGGAGTTCGGCTGGTCCCACGCCACCGTCTCCAGCGCCGTCTCGGTCAACCTCACCCTGTACGGGCTCACCGCCCCCTTCGCCGCCGCCCTGATGGACCGGTTCGGCGTCCGGCTGGTCGTGGTCAGCGCCCTGCTCACCATCGCCACCGGCGCCGGCCTCACCGTGCTGATGACCGAGCCCTGGCAGCTGGTGCTCTGCTGGGGCGTCCTGGTCGGCCTCGGCAGCGGCTCGATGGCCGGCGCCTTCGCCACCACCGTCACCGGCCGCTGGTTCCACGCCCGCCAGGGCCTGGTCACCGGCGTGCTCACCGCCGCCGGCGCCGCCGGCAACCTGGTCTTCATGCCGCTGCTCGCCTGGCTGGTCGAGGAGCACGGCTGGCGCACCGCCGTGGTCGTGGTCTCGCTCGCCGCCAGCGCCGTCGCCGTCCCCGTCCTCCTGCTGATGCGCGAGCGCCCCGCCGACCTCGGCCTCCTCCCGTACGGCGCCACCGAGCAGCCGCCGGCCCCCGCCACCGACGGCAGCGCGGTGCTCCGCTCGCTCCGCGTGCTCCGGGACGCCGCCCGCACCCGGGCCTTCTGGCTGCTGGCCGGGTCCTTCGCGATCTGCGGCGCCACCACCGCCGGCCTGGTCGGCACCCACTTCATCCCCGCCGCCCACGACCACGGGATGCCGGTCGCCACCGCGGCGAGCCTGCTGGCCCTGATCGGCGTCTTCGACATGGTCGGCACCGTGGCCAGCGGCTGGTTCACCGACCGCTTCGACTCCCGCGCGCTGCTGATCGCCTACTACGGCCTGCGCGGCCTCTCCCTGCTCCTGCTGCCGCAGCTGTTCGACGGCTCGCTCAAGCCGCCGATCCTGGCCTTCGTCATCTTCTACGGCCTGGACTGGGTCGCCACCGTCCCGCCCACCATCGCGCTCTGCCGCCGCCACTTCGGCGCCGACGCCCCCGTGGTCTTCGGCTGGGTCCTGGCCTGCCATCAGATCGGCGCCGCCGCCGTCGCCTCCGCCGCCGGCCTGGCCCGCGACCGGCTCGGCGACTACGACGCCTCCTGGTACGCGGCCGGCGCCCTGTGCGCCCTCGCCGTCCTGTTCTGCCTCGCCCTGCGGCCCCGGCCCACCGCGGACACCGCCGCCGTCACGGCCACATAG